In Raphanus sativus cultivar WK10039 chromosome 5, ASM80110v3, whole genome shotgun sequence, the following proteins share a genomic window:
- the LOC130512346 gene encoding vacuolar iron transporter homolog 2.1, whose protein sequence is MASNFELSERSSPKQQRISPRAEKEEVDYMQRAQWLRAALLGANDGLVTVASLMMGVGSIKEDVKAMLLVGFAGLVAGACSMAIGEFVSVCTQRDIETAQMKRAIETKTSLSAIDEQDEEEKKERLPNPGQAALASALAFSVGAAMPLLAAVFIENHKVRMAVVAIVATLALLVFGVTGAVLGKTSVFKSSVRVVIGGWMAMALTFGLTKFIGSEAMQI, encoded by the exons ATGGCTTCCAACTTTGAGCTTTCAGAAAGAAGCAGCCCAAAACAACAAAGAATCAGTCCAAGAGCAGAGAAGGAGGAAGTGGACTACATGCAGAGAGCTCAGTGGCTAAGAGCTGCCTTGCTCGGAGCCAACGATGGTCTGGTCACAGTCGCGTCGCTCATGATGGGTGTTGGTTCTATCAAAGAAGACGTTAAAGCAATGTTGCTTGTTGGTTTTGCCGGCCTTGTAGCAGGTGCGTGCAGTATGGCCATTGGAGAGTTTGTGTCTGTCTGCACACAAAGGGATATTGAAACTGCTCAGATGAAGAGAGCTATTGAGACTAAGACATCACTATCAGCAATCGACGAACAAGATGAG gaggagaagaaagagcGGCTACCAAATCCAGGACAAGCAGCGTTGGCATCAGCGTTAGCATTTTCAGTGGGAGCAGCAATGCCGCTTCTTGCAGCTGTATTCATAGAGAATCATAAGGTAAGAATGGCGGTGGTAGCGATCGTGGCCACCCTGGCATTGTTGGTGTTTGGAGTGACCGGTGCGGTTCTGGGAAAGACAAGTGTGTTCAAGTCAAGCGTTAGGGTGGTCATTGGTGGCTGGATGGCTATGGCTCTTACCTTTGGTCTTACCAAGTTCATTGGTTCCGAAGCCATGCAAATCTAG